Proteins encoded in a region of the Zea mays cultivar B73 chromosome 2, Zm-B73-REFERENCE-NAM-5.0, whole genome shotgun sequence genome:
- the LOC100502357 gene encoding Transcription factor RF2b-like: MAMPPKPGDPPQRSPARSPNLNLPCPLPPVPGGPPAPSAAGLPPPRASHHRRARSEVAFRFSDDLAGGVGGGFDEIGSEDDLFSTFMDMDKIAGADRDRAAETSSPPRPAKHRHSASFDGFGMGAAAGGLAGQQDGGGGMFGEVMEAKKAMSSEQLAELAAIDPKRAKRIIANRQSAARSKERKSRYITELERKVQTLQTEATTLSAQLTLFQRDTTGLSAENAELKIRLQAMEQQAQLRDALNDALKQEVERLKIATGEMPKSNEQFNMGMQHVSYSGPSFFHLPEQHVDIQLPHHFQQPPRNVQMLSHPNSLSDMAQQDSLGRLRGLDIGKGSMAMKPEAEVVVKSEGSSVSAGESNTTF; encoded by the exons ATGGCGATGCCGCCGAAGCCCGGCGACCCGCCGCAGCGCTCGCCTGCGCGGAGCCCCAACCTCAACCTGCCCTGCCCGCTGCCGCCGGTCCCGGGCGGGCCGCCTGCGCCGTCGGCCGCCGGGTTGCCCCCGCCGCGCGCGAGTCACCACCGCCGCGCCAGATCTGAGGTGGCCTTTCGCTTCTCGGACGACCTGGCCGGCGGCGTGGGCGGCGGCTTCGACGAGATCGGCTCCGAGGACGACCTCTTCTCCACCTTCATGGACATGGACAAGATCGCCGGCGCCGACCGCGACCGTGCCGCCGAGACCTCCTCGCCGCCGCGCCCAGCCAAGCACCGCCACAGCGCCTCCTTTGACGGCTTCGGGATGGGGGCTGCCGCCGGTGGCCTGGCCGGGCAGCAGGACGGCGGCGGAGGCATGTTTGGAGAGGTGATGGAGGCCAAGAAGGCCATGTCTTCCGAGCAGCTTGCCGAGCTCGCTGCCATCGACCCCAAGCGCGCCAAAAG AATAATTGCAAACAGACAATCTGCAGCACGGTCAAAGGAAAGAAAATCTAGATATATAACAGAACTGGAGCGGAAGGTTCAAACTCTTCAGACAGAGGCTACTACTCTTTCAGCGCAGCTCACACTATTCCAG AGAGACACAACTGGACTTTCGGCAGAAAATGCTGAGCTGAAGATAAGGTTGCAGGCCATGGAGCAGCAGGCTCAACTGCGGGATG CTCTAAACGATGCGCTGAAGCAAGAAGTGGAGAGGCTCAAGATAGCGACGGGCGAGATGCCGAAGTCCAACGAACAATTCAACATGGGGATGCAGCACGTCTCGTACAGCGGCCCTTCTTTCTTCCATCTCCCGGAGCAGCACGTAGACATTCAGCTGCCGCACCATTTCCAGCAGCCTCCGCGGAACGTCCAGATGCTGTCCCACCCCAACTCCCTCTCGGATATGGCGCAGCAAGACTCGCTTGGGCGGCTCCGGGGGCTGGACATTGGAAAAGGGTCCATGGCTATGAAGCCAGAGGCAGAGGTCGTGGTGAAGTCAGAGGGCAGCTCTGTATCTGCAGGTGAAAGCAACACCACCTTCTAG
- the LOC100216901 gene encoding B3 domain-containing protein Os07g0679700: MAMAAAAAAATKRCMNPACGAPASVLGAGGDWRKGWPLRSGCFALLCDKCGLAYEQFVFCDIFHQKESGWRDCSFCGKRLHCGCVASKNSYDLLDSGGVHCVTCMKNSLAQSASGQVVPKLFPSPINLRFFGKSDELLSSRNFEQPPSLTLDSRNDDIAFVNKSNHLFMVKGIEAGQSSNILRQKEIENGSRQIKWEQPTLSFGDMGRPFLTRSQSALESPQCTRRDDNKDPTTDSTSESFSEACLSMSLGIANNVNRMEATSTAERPVLLSTTAIAEGRELATTLSPFQHAQRARHFLTRPPRIGEGAAFDPTRDMFPHLRVARPPADGRGRNQLLPRYWPRITDQELQQISGDSNSTIVPLFEKVLSASDAGRIGRLVLPKACAEAYFPPISQPEGRPLTIQDARGKEWHFQFRFWPNNNSRMYVLEGVTPCIQSLQLQAGDTVTFSRIDPGGKLVMGFRKATNTVSLPDSQISAIANGSLLSETLFSTANENIGVVSGYPGFLHSIKGAADLHPNSLYDHHMNLVDGDVSWNKADKFGSRPDEGSLQFLQKRSHNIGSKSRRFLIDAEDAMELKLTWEEAQELLRPAPTAKPTVVMIEDYEFEEYDEPPVFAKRSIFTIRATGEQDQWIQCDDCSKWRRLPLNVIVAPKWTCTDNSWDSKCCSCSAPEELTPRELQSVLQQYEEMRRRKGSYGLKLNVAEMDASSLDAFATAAVFGEVGNQGSASVATTTKHPRHRPGCTCIVCIQPPSGKGPKHSPACTCNVCMTVRRRFKTLMMRKKQRQSEREEAEAGKKIAWVNRDEPEGSSLSRSPQTLDSTRDNSDVTATMLDKVSDVNKQGHIDVDLNLHPAAPAVQAAQQQPRPVSMMGLLEVAGRPLDNYMKQNGLTSLVGEQGGGSSSTATVPPPALVESEERTSNEGLVPSASAEREPNAMAVDEAGENQQDKAADDDDDAVAAAAT; this comes from the exons GTTGGCATATGAACAGTTTGTGTTTTGTGATATATTTCACCAAAAGGAATCAGGATGGAGAGACTGCTCATTTTGTGGGAAG CGCCTCCATTGTGGGTGTGTTGCTTCAAAGAACTCTTATGATCTACTTGACAGTGGAGGAGTTCATTGTGTCACTTGCATGAAAAATTCATTAGCCCAGTCC GCTTCTGGTCAAGTGGTTCCAAAGCTTTTTCCATCTCCAATCAATCTACGTTTTTTCGGTAAAAGTGACGAGTTATTGTCAAGTAGAAATTTTGAACAGCCACCCTCTCTTACATTGGATTCCAGAAATGATGATATTGCTTTTGTAAATAAGAGCAATCACCTGTTCATGGTAAAAGGTATAGAGGCTGGACAAAGCAGTAACATCTTGAGACAAAAAGAGATAGAGAATGGTTCAAGGCAGATTAAATGGGAACAACCAACCCTTAGTTTTGGGGACATGGGAAGGCCTTTCCTAACTAGGTCTCAAAGTGCATTAGAGTCACCTCAATGTACTCGAAGAGATGACAATAAGGATCCAACTACAGATAGCACAAGTGAGTCATTTTCAGAAGCATGTCTGAGCATGAGCCTAGGTATTGCAAACAATGTAAACAGGATGGAGGCTACTTCAACAGCGGAAAGGCCTGTGCTATTGTCAACAACAGCCATTGCTGAAGGAAGAGAACTTGCCACTACACTATCTCCCTTTCAACACGCACAAAGGGCACGGCATTTCCTGACCAGACCTCCAAGGATTGGTGAAGGTGCTGCTTTTGATCCAACAAGAGACATGTTTCCACATCTTCGTGTTGCTAGACCACCTGCTGATGGAAGGGGACGCAATCAATTACTTCCTCGTTATTGGCCAAGAATAACAGACCAAGAGCTGCAACAGATATCTGGAGA TTCAAATTCCACGATTGTTCCATTGTTTGAGAAGGTCCTGAGTGCGAGTGATGCAGGCCGCATAGGGCGCCTTGTTCTTCCAAAAGCTTGTGCTGAG GCATATTTCCCCCCAATTTCCCAACCGGAAGGTCGCCCCTTGACAATTCAAGATGCAAGAGGAAAAGAATGGCATTTTCAGTTTAGGTTTTGGCCAAATAATAACAGCAGAATGTATGTCTTGGAGGGTGTTACACCATGCATACAGTCTTTGCAATTACAAGCTGGCGATACAG TGACCTTTAGTCGTATAGATCCTGGAGGGAAACTTGTTATGGGCTTTCGGAAGGCCACAAATACTGTCAGTCTGCCA GACTCACAGATCTCAGCTATTGCAAATGGTTCCCTTCTCAGTGAGACACTCTTTTCTACTGCAAATGAGAACATAGGTGTCGTAAGTGGTTATCCTGGATTTCTTCACTCAATAAAGGGAGCCGCAGATCTCCATCCAAACTCTCTATATGATCATCATATGAACTTAGTTGATGGGGATGTCAGTTGGAATAAGGCAGATAAATTTGGCAGCAGGCCAGATGAGGGATCCTTGCAATTTTTACAAAAACGTAGTCACAATATTGGTTCCAAAAGCAGGAGGTTCTTAATCGATGCTGAAGATGCCATGGAACTAAAGCTTACCTGGGAAGAGGCTCAAGAGTTGTTGCGCCCTGCTCCCACTGCAAAACCAACTGTTGTGATGATTGAGGACTATGAATTTGAAGAATATGAT GAACCCCCTGTCTTTGCAAAGAGATCAATTTTCACCATCCGTGCAACAGG GGAACAAGATCAGTGGATTCAATGTGACGACTGCTCAAAATGGCGCCGGTTGCCTCTTAATGTTATTGTTGCGCCCAAATGGACATGCACCGACAACTCATGGGACTCAAAATG ctgctcctgctctgcGCCTGAAGAGTTGACCCCAAGAGAGTTGCAAAGTGTTCTGCAGCAGTATGAAG aaatgAGGAGGCGAAAGGGCAGTTATGGTCTGAAGCTGAACGTCGCTGAAATGGATGCATCCAGCCTTGATGCTTTCGCCACCGCCGCAGTATTTGGCGAAGTCGGGAACCAAGGCAGCGCCTCAGTGGCGACAACCACAAAGCACCCCCGACATCGCCCTGGCTGCACATGCATCGTGTGCATCCAGCCGCCCAGCGGCAAGGGCCCGAAGCACAGCCCCGCGTGCACCTGCAACGTGTGCATGACGGTCAGGCGCCGGTTCAAGACGCTGATGATGAGGAAGAAGCAGCGGCAGTCGGAGCGCGAGGAGGCGGAGGCCGGCAAGAAGATCGCATGGGTGAACAGAGACGAGCCTGAGGGGAGCAGCCTGTCGAGATCCCCGCAGACGCTTGACAGCACCCGAGACAACAGTGATGTGACGGCGACCATGTTGGACAAGGTGTCCGACGTGAACAAGCAGGGGCACATCGACGTCGACCTCAACCTCCACCCTGCTGCCCCTGCCGTCCAGGCTGCGCAGCAGCAGCCCCGGCCGGTGAGCATGATGGGTCTCTTGGAAGTGGCGGGCCGGCCGCTTGACAACTACATGAAGCAGAATGGCCTGACGAGCCTGGTGGGGGAGCAAGGTGGTGGCAGCTCCAGCACGGCCACGGTCCCTCCTCCGGCTCTGGTGGAGAGTGAGGAGCGGACGTCCAACGAGGGCCTCGTCCCATCAGCATCGGCAGAGCGGGAACCGAACGCCATGGCCGTCGACGAGGCTGGCGAGAACCAGCAGGACAAGGctgccgacgacgacgacgacgccgtcgCTGCCGCCGCTACTTGA
- the LOC100216901 gene encoding B3 domain-containing protein Os07g0679700 isoform X1, which yields MKNSLAQSASGQVVPKLFPSPINLRFFGKSDELLSSRNFEQPPSLTLDSRNDDIAFVNKSNHLFMVKGIEAGQSSNILRQKEIENGSRQIKWEQPTLSFGDMGRPFLTRSQSALESPQCTRRDDNKDPTTDSTSESFSEACLSMSLGIANNVNRMEATSTAERPVLLSTTAIAEGRELATTLSPFQHAQRARHFLTRPPRIGEGAAFDPTRDMFPHLRVARPPADGRGRNQLLPRYWPRITDQELQQISGDSNSTIVPLFEKVLSASDAGRIGRLVLPKACAEAYFPPISQPEGRPLTIQDARGKEWHFQFRFWPNNNSRMYVLEGVTPCIQSLQLQAGDTVTFSRIDPGGKLVMGFRKATNTVSLPDSQISAIANGSLLSETLFSTANENIGVVSGYPGFLHSIKGAADLHPNSLYDHHMNLVDGDVSWNKADKFGSRPDEGSLQFLQKRSHNIGSKSRRFLIDAEDAMELKLTWEEAQELLRPAPTAKPTVVMIEDYEFEEYDEPPVFAKRSIFTIRATGEQDQWIQCDDCSKWRRLPLNVIVAPKWTCTDNSWDSKCCSCSAPEELTPRELQSVLQQYEEMRRRKGSYGLKLNVAEMDASSLDAFATAAVFGEVGNQGSASVATTTKHPRHRPGCTCIVCIQPPSGKGPKHSPACTCNVCMTVRRRFKTLMMRKKQRQSEREEAEAGKKIAWVNRDEPEGSSLSRSPQTLDSTRDNSDVTATMLDKVSDVNKQGHIDVDLNLHPAAPAVQAAQQQPRPVSMMGLLEVAGRPLDNYMKQNGLTSLVGEQGGGSSSTATVPPPALVESEERTSNEGLVPSASAEREPNAMAVDEAGENQQDKAADDDDDAVAAAAT from the exons ATGAAAAATTCATTAGCCCAGTCC GCTTCTGGTCAAGTGGTTCCAAAGCTTTTTCCATCTCCAATCAATCTACGTTTTTTCGGTAAAAGTGACGAGTTATTGTCAAGTAGAAATTTTGAACAGCCACCCTCTCTTACATTGGATTCCAGAAATGATGATATTGCTTTTGTAAATAAGAGCAATCACCTGTTCATGGTAAAAGGTATAGAGGCTGGACAAAGCAGTAACATCTTGAGACAAAAAGAGATAGAGAATGGTTCAAGGCAGATTAAATGGGAACAACCAACCCTTAGTTTTGGGGACATGGGAAGGCCTTTCCTAACTAGGTCTCAAAGTGCATTAGAGTCACCTCAATGTACTCGAAGAGATGACAATAAGGATCCAACTACAGATAGCACAAGTGAGTCATTTTCAGAAGCATGTCTGAGCATGAGCCTAGGTATTGCAAACAATGTAAACAGGATGGAGGCTACTTCAACAGCGGAAAGGCCTGTGCTATTGTCAACAACAGCCATTGCTGAAGGAAGAGAACTTGCCACTACACTATCTCCCTTTCAACACGCACAAAGGGCACGGCATTTCCTGACCAGACCTCCAAGGATTGGTGAAGGTGCTGCTTTTGATCCAACAAGAGACATGTTTCCACATCTTCGTGTTGCTAGACCACCTGCTGATGGAAGGGGACGCAATCAATTACTTCCTCGTTATTGGCCAAGAATAACAGACCAAGAGCTGCAACAGATATCTGGAGA TTCAAATTCCACGATTGTTCCATTGTTTGAGAAGGTCCTGAGTGCGAGTGATGCAGGCCGCATAGGGCGCCTTGTTCTTCCAAAAGCTTGTGCTGAG GCATATTTCCCCCCAATTTCCCAACCGGAAGGTCGCCCCTTGACAATTCAAGATGCAAGAGGAAAAGAATGGCATTTTCAGTTTAGGTTTTGGCCAAATAATAACAGCAGAATGTATGTCTTGGAGGGTGTTACACCATGCATACAGTCTTTGCAATTACAAGCTGGCGATACAG TGACCTTTAGTCGTATAGATCCTGGAGGGAAACTTGTTATGGGCTTTCGGAAGGCCACAAATACTGTCAGTCTGCCA GACTCACAGATCTCAGCTATTGCAAATGGTTCCCTTCTCAGTGAGACACTCTTTTCTACTGCAAATGAGAACATAGGTGTCGTAAGTGGTTATCCTGGATTTCTTCACTCAATAAAGGGAGCCGCAGATCTCCATCCAAACTCTCTATATGATCATCATATGAACTTAGTTGATGGGGATGTCAGTTGGAATAAGGCAGATAAATTTGGCAGCAGGCCAGATGAGGGATCCTTGCAATTTTTACAAAAACGTAGTCACAATATTGGTTCCAAAAGCAGGAGGTTCTTAATCGATGCTGAAGATGCCATGGAACTAAAGCTTACCTGGGAAGAGGCTCAAGAGTTGTTGCGCCCTGCTCCCACTGCAAAACCAACTGTTGTGATGATTGAGGACTATGAATTTGAAGAATATGAT GAACCCCCTGTCTTTGCAAAGAGATCAATTTTCACCATCCGTGCAACAGG GGAACAAGATCAGTGGATTCAATGTGACGACTGCTCAAAATGGCGCCGGTTGCCTCTTAATGTTATTGTTGCGCCCAAATGGACATGCACCGACAACTCATGGGACTCAAAATG ctgctcctgctctgcGCCTGAAGAGTTGACCCCAAGAGAGTTGCAAAGTGTTCTGCAGCAGTATGAAG aaatgAGGAGGCGAAAGGGCAGTTATGGTCTGAAGCTGAACGTCGCTGAAATGGATGCATCCAGCCTTGATGCTTTCGCCACCGCCGCAGTATTTGGCGAAGTCGGGAACCAAGGCAGCGCCTCAGTGGCGACAACCACAAAGCACCCCCGACATCGCCCTGGCTGCACATGCATCGTGTGCATCCAGCCGCCCAGCGGCAAGGGCCCGAAGCACAGCCCCGCGTGCACCTGCAACGTGTGCATGACGGTCAGGCGCCGGTTCAAGACGCTGATGATGAGGAAGAAGCAGCGGCAGTCGGAGCGCGAGGAGGCGGAGGCCGGCAAGAAGATCGCATGGGTGAACAGAGACGAGCCTGAGGGGAGCAGCCTGTCGAGATCCCCGCAGACGCTTGACAGCACCCGAGACAACAGTGATGTGACGGCGACCATGTTGGACAAGGTGTCCGACGTGAACAAGCAGGGGCACATCGACGTCGACCTCAACCTCCACCCTGCTGCCCCTGCCGTCCAGGCTGCGCAGCAGCAGCCCCGGCCGGTGAGCATGATGGGTCTCTTGGAAGTGGCGGGCCGGCCGCTTGACAACTACATGAAGCAGAATGGCCTGACGAGCCTGGTGGGGGAGCAAGGTGGTGGCAGCTCCAGCACGGCCACGGTCCCTCCTCCGGCTCTGGTGGAGAGTGAGGAGCGGACGTCCAACGAGGGCCTCGTCCCATCAGCATCGGCAGAGCGGGAACCGAACGCCATGGCCGTCGACGAGGCTGGCGAGAACCAGCAGGACAAGGctgccgacgacgacgacgacgccgtcgCTGCCGCCGCTACTTGA